In Bythopirellula goksoeyrii, a single window of DNA contains:
- the rho gene encoding transcription termination factor Rho → MANKRQRSGGSGGSGGGRYRGRNNNNNGRPSNRSGGGNRGGNRRRGSYQDSQEPDYTESGDPLPLVPGSGVLEMHPNGYGFLRNPSTNFTRERSDPFVPGTMIEKFGLREGLLLSGMVQHHRKQQGPRLRELLDVDGIAPEDYLDVKNFDQLTPINPEEWFKLETGEEPISTRVMDLLTPLGKGQRALIVAPPRTGKTVLLQHISNAISTNYPNVALMVLLIDERPEEVTDMRRNIVNGDVFASSLDNDVESHVRLSQLVIARCQRLSEMGKDVFMLMDSITRLARAFNKWVGNTGRTMSGGVDIKAMDVPKKLFATARAFEEGGSLTIVGTALIDTGSRMDDLIFQEFKGTGNMELVLDRKLADRRVWPAIDIEQSGTRREEKLLPPQTLHATTMLRRTLSSMHHIDAMEQLTSKLSKFKSNDEFVNLIQGANAVD, encoded by the coding sequence ATGGCGAACAAGCGTCAAAGATCAGGCGGGTCTGGTGGATCCGGTGGCGGTCGATACCGCGGTAGAAACAACAACAACAATGGTCGGCCCTCTAATCGGTCTGGCGGAGGCAATCGCGGCGGGAACCGTCGGCGAGGTTCCTATCAAGACTCGCAAGAACCCGATTACACGGAGAGTGGCGATCCTTTGCCCTTGGTCCCTGGTTCGGGTGTCTTAGAGATGCATCCCAATGGCTACGGTTTTCTGAGAAACCCGTCGACAAACTTCACTCGCGAACGGTCCGATCCTTTCGTCCCCGGCACGATGATCGAGAAATTCGGCCTTCGCGAAGGGCTCTTGCTCAGCGGCATGGTCCAGCACCACCGCAAGCAACAGGGGCCTCGTTTGCGAGAACTCTTGGACGTCGATGGGATAGCTCCCGAAGATTATCTCGACGTAAAGAACTTCGATCAACTGACGCCCATCAACCCTGAAGAGTGGTTTAAATTGGAGACGGGTGAAGAACCAATTAGCACTCGAGTGATGGACTTGCTTACGCCGCTTGGCAAAGGACAGCGAGCCTTGATCGTTGCCCCACCTCGTACTGGCAAGACGGTGCTTCTGCAGCATATCAGCAATGCGATCTCAACGAATTACCCCAACGTAGCGTTGATGGTCTTGCTGATTGATGAAAGGCCGGAAGAAGTGACCGACATGCGGCGCAACATCGTCAATGGCGATGTGTTTGCCAGCAGTCTGGATAATGACGTGGAAAGTCACGTTCGCTTGTCCCAACTCGTCATTGCCCGTTGTCAGCGATTGTCTGAGATGGGCAAGGACGTCTTCATGCTCATGGATTCGATCACGCGTCTGGCTCGCGCATTTAACAAGTGGGTCGGCAACACCGGCCGCACGATGAGTGGTGGTGTGGACATCAAAGCGATGGACGTACCGAAAAAGTTGTTTGCCACGGCTCGTGCGTTCGAAGAAGGTGGCTCACTCACCATCGTCGGCACGGCATTGATCGATACGGGAAGCCGCATGGATGACCTGATCTTTCAGGAGTTCAAGGGAACGGGCAACATGGAATTGGTACTCGATCGCAAGCTAGCCGACCGCCGAGTATGGCCGGCTATTGATATTGAGCAGTCTGGCACGCGGCGCGAAGAGAAGTTGCTTCCGCCCCAGACTCTGCATGCGACGACTATGCTGCGGCGAACCCTTTCATCGATGCATCATATTGATGCGATGGAGCAACTCACTTCAAAATTGAGCAAGTTCAAATCGAATGATGAGTTCGTCAACCTGATTCAAGGCGCGAACGCCGTTGATTGA